ATCAATCGCAATCAGAACGGATCAACTGACGTTGGTATCGGCCAGATGAACTCGATTCACTTCAAGGAACTTTATGGGTATGGCATTGCCCCCAATGATCTGCTAGACCCTTGTGTCGGCACCTATGTTGCGGCTTGGCATCTGGCAAAACAATTGAAGGTTTACGGCAACACCTGGTTCGCGATTGGCGCTTACCACAGCGCCACACCATATTTCAATGCACGCTACCAGGCGCTGGTCTACAACGCCTTGATCAGTATGGGTGTCGTGTCGGGGGCCCGTCTCAGTGTTGCTCCACTCAATGTTGGTCCCACATCGAGCCGGCGGGCGGCCATCAGGAAGGTTTCGCCTTCCCAAGCCTCGGCGATTCTTGCCACTTTAGAATGATCGGCGCCGACAGCCTTGGCCTGACGGATGGCGCGCATGTGAGCGTTGGGTCTGAGATGTGGCCGGTCCTCGTGCAACGTGCAGCCGTTGTGCTCACTGCCGCTGCGATCGGACTGCGATTCTGGCCTGCCGTGGACTGGCTGCTGGTTTTGGCCGGTCTGATGATGGCGACATTCGCGATGGGCAGAATGCCGCGAGGCTTGGCCTTTGCGACGTTTTCTGCCTATTACCTCGCTGAATCGTCTCCTCTCATCGCCGCAGGCAGCTCCATCATGGGCACCGAATTGCTGACCAGTGCGGCGTGGTGGTTGTTTCATGGCCTTTTCAGTTCCTTGCCGATCCTTCTTTTGCGAGGTCGAGCGCCAGGGCTGCGAGCGTCGCTGGTGGCGTTTCTATACATTGTGCCGCCCTTTGGGACATTGGTCCCGAACAATCCCGCGATGGTGATAGGCCTGTTTTTTCCAGCAACCTCCATTTTTGGCGCAATCGGTTTTATTGCACTGGCGGGCGTTATCGGTAGTTTTGACGCCAAGAACAAAGCGAGCCTCAGAAACCTTGTGCTCTTGATATTTCTGTCGCTCGCCTCGAATGCAATTTGCCTGACTGACAAGACCTCTGCACCAGCCAATTGGCACACCTTCGACACTCGGTTGGGAAACTACGGCGGAGATATGCGGCGTCGTATGGGCATAGGCAACCTTGAGTTGCCGGTCTTGCTGAAACAAGAGATGGTCAAAAGTGGCGGTGCAAATGAAGGCGATATTTGGTTTCTGGCCGAGGGAATGATCTATGACTGGTCACCATTCACGGAGTTTTTGTGGCGTGAGTCCTTCAAGGGGTCAGGTGCCACTGCCATTGTCGGCGGCTATGCGTTCAACCAAAAGACGCATGACCTAACATCGCGCGTGTATGTGCTGGGCGATTCTGCTGGGCATGCTCTAGCCAAATCGGCTCTTGAGTCTGTCCGGGCGGGCATTACATTTCCGGTGGTGATGTGGCGGCCGTGGGGACGCCCAAATCATTTTCCGATGCATGCGCCAGGGAATCCTGTGCGAATCGATGGTCGCCGCGTCCACCTCAGTTGGTGCTACGAGTCAATTATTGTGTGGCCTCATTTGCTGGCATCCATGCAGACGCCCGATGTGATGGTAAGCCTTGAAAACCGATGGGCCACCAAAGATACCTCCCTCGAAGCTGCGCAGGATGCTGCCGGCCGGCTCAACGCCAGGTGGCTCGGTGTGCCGCTCATGCGGGCGACCAACCGGTAATTGGTCCACCCTAATTGAATTTGAAAGTAAGTATGGTCATGCACCCGTTAGGTAGACCGCCGGTCACGTCGGGCGAGCGAGTTCTGGCCAGGGTTTGTTCAGACCAACGCAGTGCAAACGCATTTTTGGCAGCTTCACAGGTTCAGGCTTGCCATCTCAAGAGCTTTCGACACCGAGCCGATTTTAGATGAGTCAGTGCATTTTCTGCATTTTTTCGATAGTTGGCTTTTGTTTGAACGAAAATACTTGCTGAAAATGAGTCGTGTGTTAACTTGAATTGTCAGTAACTAATTTATAGGAATGGAAATGAAAAAAGTTTTGAATCACAGATCCGCGGTCCCAATGGTGGGCTCGGTGCTTATGTTGGCAATTCTCAGCGCATGCGGCGGCGGCGGTGGCGGCACTGCATCCACTCCGACTCCGACCCCGACACCGGAACCAACCCCGGTTGTTGTTACCTCCCCCATTGTGACAAGCGTTCCGCCTGCAACCTACCCCGTCGTAAGCGAGGAACTGTCAGCGTTTAATCTGTTGAATGCCGAGCGCTCACGCTGCGGCTTCGGACTGCTGGCGCAGAACGCCGCACTCGATACAGCTGCACGCGGACACGCCGACTGGTTGTTGATCAATAACTACACCGGCCACTATCA
This is a stretch of genomic DNA from Rhodoferax ferrireducens T118. It encodes these proteins:
- a CDS encoding lytic transglycosylase domain-containing protein; translation: MALAALSFSAPLAAKTPEQEAKVEYATRCIAPAAEFHKVNAWVLKGILKVESAFNAGAINRNQNGSTDVGIGQMNSIHFKELYGYGIAPNDLLDPCVGTYVAAWHLAKQLKVYGNTWFAIGAYHSATPYFNARYQALVYNALISMGVVSGARLSVAPLNVGPTSSRRAAIRKVSPSQASAILATLE
- a CDS encoding conjugal transfer protein TraB; its protein translation is MIGADSLGLTDGAHVSVGSEMWPVLVQRAAVVLTAAAIGLRFWPAVDWLLVLAGLMMATFAMGRMPRGLAFATFSAYYLAESSPLIAAGSSIMGTELLTSAAWWLFHGLFSSLPILLLRGRAPGLRASLVAFLYIVPPFGTLVPNNPAMVIGLFFPATSIFGAIGFIALAGVIGSFDAKNKASLRNLVLLIFLSLASNAICLTDKTSAPANWHTFDTRLGNYGGDMRRRMGIGNLELPVLLKQEMVKSGGANEGDIWFLAEGMIYDWSPFTEFLWRESFKGSGATAIVGGYAFNQKTHDLTSRVYVLGDSAGHALAKSALESVRAGITFPVVMWRPWGRPNHFPMHAPGNPVRIDGRRVHLSWCYESIIVWPHLLASMQTPDVMVSLENRWATKDTSLEAAQDAAGRLNARWLGVPLMRATNR